In Methanosphaera sp. ISO3-F5, a genomic segment contains:
- the hacA gene encoding homoaconitase large subunit, with protein sequence MNITEKILAKASNKEEVSPGDTVNAKIDVAMSHDGTSPPTIKVFEKIADKVWDPDKIVLVFDHNVPANTMGSAEFQQVVRDFAKKQGIKNIYKQGEGICHQVLPEEGHVKPSTVIVGADSHTCTYGAFGAFSTGLGATDLAMVYATGETWFNVPETLKINVNGSLQENVYSKDLILNIIKTLGSYGGTYKSLEFHGETINNLSVDARMTMTNMVIECGAKNGIMVPNKSTEEYLARRGITNYNITTPDKNAEYEKVYDFDVDDLRPQVACPHNVDNVEDIDKVEGTTINQAVLGSCTNGRYEDLVQAAEVLENHKVHEDVQLLVFPASRKIYQKAIDEGIIQIFLESNAIICNPGCGPCLGAHMGVMTDDMTCISTTNRNFLGRMGSAKSYVYLSNPAVVAASAITGEITDPQNI encoded by the coding sequence ATGAATATTACTGAAAAAATCTTAGCAAAAGCTTCAAACAAAGAGGAAGTAAGTCCTGGAGATACAGTAAATGCGAAAATAGATGTTGCAATGAGCCATGATGGAACAAGTCCCCCTACAATCAAAGTATTTGAGAAAATAGCAGATAAAGTGTGGGATCCGGATAAAATTGTTCTAGTATTTGACCATAATGTACCTGCCAATACTATGGGTTCAGCAGAATTTCAGCAAGTAGTACGAGATTTTGCAAAAAAACAGGGAATCAAAAATATATACAAACAAGGGGAAGGTATATGTCACCAGGTTCTACCAGAGGAAGGACATGTTAAACCATCAACAGTAATTGTTGGAGCAGATTCACATACATGCACTTATGGAGCTTTTGGAGCATTTTCGACAGGACTTGGAGCCACTGATTTAGCAATGGTATATGCAACAGGAGAAACATGGTTTAATGTACCTGAAACACTTAAAATTAATGTGAACGGTTCATTACAAGAAAATGTTTACTCAAAGGATTTAATACTAAATATTATTAAAACATTAGGTTCTTATGGTGGAACATATAAAAGCTTAGAATTTCATGGAGAAACAATAAATAACTTATCAGTAGATGCTCGTATGACAATGACAAATATGGTTATTGAATGTGGAGCAAAGAATGGAATAATGGTACCAAATAAAAGTACTGAAGAATATCTTGCAAGAAGGGGCATTACTAATTATAATATTACTACACCTGATAAAAATGCAGAATACGAGAAAGTGTATGATTTTGATGTTGATGATTTAAGACCACAAGTAGCTTGTCCTCATAATGTTGATAACGTAGAGGATATAGATAAAGTTGAAGGAACAACAATCAACCAGGCAGTTCTGGGTTCATGTACTAATGGTCGATATGAAGACTTAGTGCAGGCTGCAGAAGTGCTTGAGAATCATAAGGTTCATGAAGATGTTCAATTATTAGTGTTCCCAGCTTCACGTAAAATTTATCAAAAAGCTATTGATGAGGGTATTATACAAATATTCCTTGAATCAAATGCAATTATCTGTAATCCTGGATGTGGACCATGTCTTGGTGCACATATGGGTGTGATGACAGATGATATGACTTGTATATCTACTACTAACAGGAATTTCCTTGGTAGAATGGGTAGTGCAAAGTCTTATGTATACTTATCTAATCCTGCAGTAGTTGCAGCTTCAGCAATTACTGGAGAAATAACTGATCCCCAAAATATTTAA
- a CDS encoding homocitrate synthase family protein encodes MNDRFVSIYNNEVEYNLPEKINIYDTTLRDGEQTPGVCFSLDEKLEIAHKLDELGIPQIEAGFPIVSENERKSVKTIANEGLNANIICLTRTKQADIDAALDADVDGIITFMGLSDLHLKVKMNKPREEINEICMNAVDYGKDHGLFVAFSAEDATRTELPKLIEIYKLAQEHKADRIHIADTTGSINPYAMQYMVRNIRKELDVEIALHCHNDFGFAVSNSIAGLLEGASSVSTTVNGIGERAGNASLEELIMSLKLLYNKDLGFNTQVISELSKIVSKYSKIPVPDSKAIVGNNVFRHESGIHVDAIVKDPFTYEPFLPEMIGTKRQIVLGKHSGKAAIEEKLDSLNIKVDEQKLLEIVKLVKEEREKGFEITNDKFDEILVKANIN; translated from the coding sequence ATTAATGATAGATTCGTAAGTATATATAACAATGAAGTAGAATACAATCTACCAGAAAAAATTAATATATACGATACAACACTTAGAGACGGAGAACAAACACCAGGAGTTTGTTTTTCATTAGATGAAAAGTTAGAAATAGCTCATAAATTAGATGAATTAGGCATACCACAAATCGAAGCAGGATTTCCTATAGTATCAGAAAATGAAAGAAAATCCGTGAAAACAATAGCAAACGAAGGACTTAATGCAAACATCATTTGTTTAACAAGAACAAAACAGGCAGACATTGATGCTGCATTAGATGCGGATGTAGATGGAATTATCACATTCATGGGATTATCTGATTTGCATTTAAAAGTCAAAATGAACAAACCACGAGAAGAAATTAATGAAATATGTATGAATGCTGTAGATTATGGTAAAGACCATGGATTGTTTGTAGCATTTTCTGCAGAAGATGCTACGAGAACAGAATTACCTAAACTAATAGAAATATACAAGTTAGCACAGGAACATAAAGCAGATAGAATACATATAGCTGACACGACTGGTTCAATAAATCCATATGCAATGCAATACATGGTTAGAAACATTAGAAAAGAATTAGATGTTGAAATAGCATTACATTGCCATAATGACTTCGGATTTGCCGTAAGCAATTCAATAGCCGGATTATTGGAAGGAGCGTCATCAGTATCAACAACTGTTAATGGTATAGGTGAAAGGGCAGGAAATGCATCATTAGAAGAGTTAATAATGTCCCTAAAATTATTATACAACAAAGATTTAGGATTTAACACACAAGTAATATCCGAACTATCAAAAATTGTATCAAAATATAGTAAAATACCAGTACCCGACAGCAAAGCTATTGTAGGAAACAATGTATTCAGACATGAATCAGGAATACATGTAGATGCAATAGTAAAAGACCCATTTACATACGAACCATTCTTACCAGAAATGATAGGAACAAAAAGACAAATAGTGCTGGGAAAACATTCAGGAAAAGCTGCAATAGAAGAAAAGTTAGATTCATTAAACATTAAAGTAGATGAACAGAAATTACTAGAAATTGTTAAACTAGTTAAAGAAGAACGTGAAAAAGGTTTTGAAATAACCAATGATAAATTTGATGAAATATTAGTCAAAGCAAACATAAACTGA
- the cyaB gene encoding class IV adenylate cyclase encodes MIEVEIKAKIEDNIVAYERIKEIGGIYSHSEKQHDIYFNGETRDFKKSDEALRIREIPDGEDDIKRILTYKGPKLDTETKTREEIEVTVDNTENLIEILVNIGYRPSAIVNKMRRIFTYEDYTITVDKLNELGYFMEIEYVTNEDDDIDRIQDEIFSIFEKLGITDGFEKASYLELLEENNIN; translated from the coding sequence ATGATAGAAGTAGAGATTAAAGCAAAAATTGAAGACAATATTGTAGCATATGAAAGGATTAAAGAAATTGGAGGCATATATTCCCATAGTGAAAAGCAACATGACATTTATTTTAATGGAGAAACGAGAGATTTTAAAAAAAGTGATGAAGCGTTACGTATTCGTGAAATTCCTGATGGAGAAGATGATATAAAAAGGATTCTTACATATAAAGGTCCTAAATTAGATACTGAAACAAAAACCCGTGAGGAGATTGAAGTTACAGTAGACAATACTGAAAATTTAATAGAAATCCTGGTTAATATTGGGTACAGACCTTCTGCCATTGTAAATAAGATGCGACGCATATTTACTTATGAAGATTATACTATTACCGTAGATAAACTAAATGAATTAGGATATTTCATGGAAATAGAATATGTTACAAATGAAGATGATGATATTGATAGAATACAGGATGAAATATTCAGTATTTTCGAGAAGTTAGGTATTACAGATGGTTTTGAAAAAGCATCTTACCTAGAGTTATTAGAAGAAAATAATATTAACTAA